In Altererythrobacter aquiaggeris, the genomic stretch GATCAGCGAAAATGGCCCATAAAGCGACATTTCTACTGCAGGCCGCTTTCCAGCAGTTCGGAATCCATCCCCCATCAGCCCTGCTTACCATCACGAATGAAATTGTCTCATGTTTTTCACGATTTCCGGACTCTGGCGGGACGGTCATGCGACTCCCCGTGCCTATCAGACGGGTGTAATGAATATTCCGGCTCATACAACGTCGCTGTTTGATCACGTCTTACTCGAAGTCGAGTCTGGCAGAATTCACGAGGCGACTTTTTTGCTGGCCGGAACTCTTGACGGGATCGTTGCGGCAGGGGGGGATGCCGCAGAGTGGCGAGAGGGTCTGTTACAGCACCCGCTTGCCACTCTCCTGGGCGATTTCGCAAAGGGCGGCGATGCCGTGTCCGAAAACCCGCTTTGCAGGTCAGGCGATGGGACCGATGTGCTTTGTGCATCAATCGCCGACCTAGGGTTTTCGCGTGCGCTCGCCGCCCGACACGATCTGGCGGTCGATGCCATGTGCAAAGCATGGGCGACCGGAAAATCGATCTGGCTGGCTGACGATGCTTCGGAACGGCTGCTTGACCGGATGGGGTGGAGGAATACCGATAATATCGCCTGCAGTTCGGACTTGCTGGCCGTATCGGACCGTGTTTCCTATGACCTCATCGTTGCAATTGGCACCGCACCAGCGCTTGGGTGTGCGGCGCTAGAGGCGCGGCTCCGAGCTCTTTTTTTCTCAACAGCGGCAGGCGGCACTGTGCTTATGGCGAGTTTTGTGCCCGGGCATTCGGGCCATGGCTGGCAAATGATTTGCAATGGCTTGCCACTGCATTGCCAGGACGAACTTACCCTTCGGCGATCGGCAATGACCGCCGGCTTTGAAATCACGCATTTCAGGGATGCCAGCAACAGCCTGGTGTGGGCAATCCTTCGCCGTCCGCTTGATGGTGGCTGTGATGAGTGAAATTCAAGTGCTTCTGGGCAGCGTTGCCGAAGGAAACAGAGGCGCGTTTTCGGTTCTTTACAGGCGGTTGCGGATGCCGATGCTGGCGCACGCGGCCGCGGTGCTTGCCGGCGACATGACTGATGCGGAAGACGCCGTAGAAGAAGCCTTTATCGACATCTGGCAGCAGGCCGGAAAATTTGTCGGTACCGGCAGCGCAATCGGTTGGATACGCCGAATAGTCCGCAACAAGGCGATCAATATTCTGCGCAAGAATAGTGGCCGCGAGATAATCCGGCCCGGGACTTTCTTCAACGCCATCATGGATGAGCGGCGCGATCCGGAGGAGGCGATTTTGCTAAGCGATGAAAGTCGCTGGTTGAAAGCGGTTCTAACCGTCCTCAGTCCCGAGCAACGCGAGGCAGTAAATCTGTGCTATTTCGAGGGGCTTTCTCTTCAGGAAATTTCCGATGTCGTCGACTGCCCGGTGAACACGGTCAAGACGAGGCTGCACTACGCCCGTTCCAAGCTGCAGCGGTGGATGCTCGACACAGCGGACGTATCTCGGTTCGAACATCTGGGAACGCCCCTGAAATGGGAGCGTATGGCCGCCTGCTGAGTTGATCTGCTGCGTTGTGCAAGCGCGCAAACCCGTGCATGGACGGGGCATCACCGTCCGATAACAACCCAAGTGCGACCCCGATGCCCAAGCAAGAATTGCCAGTCTGTGTGGCAGCCCTCTACAAATTCGTACCTGTTCCCGCGCCTGCAGACCTGCGCGATACATTGGCCGCGATATGCAGCCGCGCCAGCGTCAAGGGGACGCTTCTGGTGGCTCCTGAGGGGATCAACGGGACAATCGCCGGCTTTGATCCGGCCATCGCCGATGTGCTCGCGCAAATCCGCTCATTACCGGGTTTAACAGAACTGGAAGCCAAAACCTCGCGCGCTCCTGCGATGCCGTTTTTCCGTATGAAAGTCCGCATCAAACGCGAGATAGTAACGATGGGCCAGCCTGGCATCGACCCCACTGCAAGCGTTGGACGTTACGTTGCGCCGGCAGACTGGAATGCCCTGATATCCGATCCAAACACGATAACCATCGATACGAGGAACGATTACGAGACGGGTGTGGGCACATTCCTGGGTGCGGTTGATCCGGGGCTGAAGACGTTCCGCGATTTCCCGGCATGGTTCCGCAATGAACGCCGCCGGCTGCTGGGTGAAGGAAAGCAGCCAAAGGTTGCAATGTTCTGCACCGGCGGAATTCGCTGCGAGAAATCGACTGCTTTTCTGAAATCCGAAGGTGTCGAGGACGTTTACCACTTGCAAGGCGGCATATTGAAATATCTGGAGCAGATTCCCGAAGCGGAAAGCCTGTGGGAGGGCGAATGCTTCGTTTTTGATCAACGTGTCACTGTGGCGCATGGTCTTAAGCCTGGATCATACGATCTCTGCCATGCCTGCCGCAGACCGCTGAGCGAAAATGACATACTATCACCGCTGTTTGAGACAGGCGTGCAATGCGCCCGTTGCCATGACGAGCGCAGCGAAGAACAGCGTTCGAGGTACCGCGAACGGCAAATGCAGGAGACGCGTGCCGCCGCATTCGGCAAAGATCATATCGGGGCAGTACAGCGCAGCGGAAAATGAGCGAGCGTCCGATCCTGTATAGTTTCCGCCGCTGTCCATATGCGATGCGCGCAAGACTGGCTCTGGCGGTCAGCGGGCAAATTTGCGAATTGCGCGAGGTCAAACTGGCAAACAAGCCGTCTGAAATGATTGAAGCATCGGCCAAGGCAACGGTGCCGGTATTGGTTTTACCTGACGGTGATGTCAAAGACGAAAGCCTTGATATCATGTACTGGGCGCTAAACCGCTGCGATCCGGGGGGCTGGCTCACCCGCGATCTCCCCGAACTGGTCGAAACCAATGACGGCCCGTTCAAACATCATCTCGACCGTTACAAATACGCGCCGCGTCACGATAATGATCCGATTGCTCACCGTTCTGCCTGTCTTGGCTTGCTCCGGCCGCTCGACACGCGGCTCGCAGCGACACCCCATCTGGCTGGAGATGCGATGGGAATTGTCGATGCTGCGATAATGCCGTTCGTCCGGCAGTTTGCCTTCACCGACCGAGACTGGTTCGACAGCGCGCCGATACCGGCTGTCCGCCGCTGGCTCGATCACCATATCTCGTCACAATTGTTCCGTTCGATTATGGAAAAGCGCGTGCCCTGGGTTGCCGGCGGCCCCGTCAGCGTTTTTCCGAAAGCATGAAAAAATCCTGACGCGCTCCGTTCAGACTGCGGCCAACGACCGGTTCCCGTAACGGGGCGATGCAGCGAATCTAGCTGCTTGTGAAAGCGCCCTATTTTCGGGTAGGCACGCTTCACATCCAGGCAGCATCGCAGAAGATAATTGGCGGCCTGCCCACAATTTACGGACCAAATATTTGACCGACGCCGAAAATACACCCGACAGGCTGAACATTGCCGAACGCAAACAGATATTTGCACCCTGGCTGATGGAACCCTTGCGCGAAAACAAGCCGATCTATTTGCGTGTTGCGCTGGCAGCTGTTTTCGTGAACATTTTTGCGCTCGCAACCAGCCTGTTCACCATGGTCGTTTATGACCGGGTGATCCCCAATAACGCGACGGAATCGCTGATCGCCCTGTCTATCGGGCTGGGGATCGTGATTGTTTTCGATTTTCTGCTCAAGCTACTGCGGGCCTATTTCACCGACGTCGCAGGCGCGCGGATCGACCGCGATGTTGGCGGCAATGTCTTTACACAGCTCCTGGAGATACGGCTCGACAAGCGCAAGGGATCGACCGGTGCACTCGCTGGTCTGATGCGCGAGCTTGAGGCTCTGCGCGATTTCTTTGCCAGCGCGACAGTTACGGCAATCGTCGATGTGCCTTTCATCGTTTTGATACTGGTAGTCATCGGATTGATCGGCGGACCCGTCGTGTATGTTCCCATGGCAATGATTCCGCTGGTCTTGTTGGCGGGTTGGCTCACCCATCCGGCGATGGACCGGCTGAGCGCGCGCTCGTTGGGGCAAGGCCTTCAAAAGCAATCCGTGCTGGTCGAAACGATCGGCGGCCTCGAGACGGTAAAAGCGTCGGCGGCAGGCCCAATGCTGGCCCGCCGCTGGCAAGCAGCGATGATGGATCACGCTGGCACGGCGCTGAAACAGCGGCTTACTGCCAATATTGCGCTCACCTTCGCACAAAGCGCGCAGATGATATCCTATGCCGGCGTGGTGATTGTCGGGGTTGGTCTGATCGCCGAGCAGGCGATGTCGTTTGGCGGTTTGATTGCCTGTTCGATATTGGCCGGCCGCGCGGTTGCACCGCTTACGCAGATCGCCTCGCTCTTGTCGCGCCTGAACTCCACGCGCTCAGCATACCGCCAGATCGATAGTTTGATGCAGACCGAAAACGAAACGTCGAACGGCGAGCCGCTGCGGATCAAGGACCTGCGCGGCGAGATCGAATTTGCCAATGTCTCGTTTCGGTATCCCGGTACCGAAGCGCGCGCTCTGGCAGGCGTGTCGTTCAAAATCGAACCGGGTGAGCGGGTCGCGATTATCGGCCGCGTGGGATCCGGCAAGTCGACCATCGCACGCCTGATCATGGGGCTGTACCCGCCTGATGAGGGTAGCGTTATGGCTGATGGTGTGGACATCCGCCAGCTTGACAAGTTGCAGCTGCGGTCTTCCATCGGAGCATCGCTTCAGGAAAGCGTCCTGTTCTCTGGCACGGTGCGTGAAAATATCGTTCTGGGACGTGAAAACGTTGATGACCCCGAATTGTTACGCGTCGCCGAATTGTCCGGCGCCCACACGTTCATGAAACAGCTCGCCAATGGCTATGACCGCCGTCTGGCTGACCGCGGTGAAGGCCTTTCGGGCGGTCAGCGGCAGTCGATTGCGCTGGCCCGGGCACTGGCAGGAAAGCCGCAAATTCTGGTTCTTGACGAACCCAGCAGCCAGATGGACACCGATACAGAAAACTCCGTCCTCAATAATCTGCAGGACGAGGTCGAAGGCAGGACATTGGTCGTCATCACCCACCGCACGCCGTTTCTGCGATTGGTAGACCGGATCGTCGTGATCGATCAGGGCAAAATCGTGGCTGACGGGCAGCGCGAAGATGTGCTGGCCAAAATGCAGCGTGATCCCAAGCAGGTAAATTCCGCAACAGCCGGATTGGTTACTACCGGAGGAAAAAAATGAGCGCGGCTCTCGAAGATCGCCGGTTTGAAGACCGGATGGCGGATATTTCGCCGTCAAAAGCTGCCAATCTGCTGCTGTATGTTATCGCCGCGATCGTCGTCATCTTCATCATTTGGGCAGCCTTTGCCAAGCTTGATGTTGTAGTGCGCGGTCAGGGGCGGGTTGTGCCGTCAGCGCAGTTGCAAGTGGTGTCGAACCTTCAAGGCGGGGTGATCGAACGGATTTTCGTCAAACCGGGGCAAGAGGTTAAGGCCAATGCCCCGCTGATCGAACTCGATGGTACTGAAACTGGCGGCAACCTGTCTGTAAACCAGTCCGAAGCCGGTGCGTTGCGCGCCAAGGTGGCGCGGCTTCAGGCCGAAATTACCGGTCGCAGCCCGGTCTTTCCGGCAGGCGGAAGTGCAGCGTTGCAACAGCAGGTAGCCATCGAGCGGGCATTATATAACAGCCGGCGTTCCACCTTTGCGAGCCAGATGGCAGCCTACCAATCGCGCGTTCAGGGCGCCGAGCGCGCTGTCGCCGAATCGCGCGCCGAGCTGGAGGCGCGTTTGAGCGCAGCGGCAGCAGCGAAGGAGGAGCTTGATCTGATCCGTCCGCTGGTGGCCAAGAAAATCGAACCCGAGATCGAACTTATCCAGGCCCAGAACCGCGCAGATGTTTCGCGTTCGCAAGTGGCCGCGGCGCGCGCAAACATTACCCGCGCGCAAGCCGGTGTGGCCGAAGCCCGCGCCAGTCTGGCGCAGGCCCGGCAAGATTTTCGTAGCGAAGCTGCAGCAGAGTTGGCCGCCGCGCAAAGCGAACTTGTGACCAACCGCCAGTCCACGCCCGCGCTCGAAGAACGTGCGGACCGCACGATGCTGCGCTCGCCAATGGACGGCAAGGTCAACCGCGTACTCAAGACGACAGTCGGCGGAAGCGTTTCACCGGGCGAACCTTTGATCGAGATTGTCCCGAGCGAGGACGCGCTGGTGGTAAAGGCACGGATAAAGCCCGCAGATATCGGCTGGATTGCCATCGGACAGAAGGCCAAGGTGAACATCACTGCTTATGATCCGACCGTTTACGGCGGGCTGCAAGGGCGGGTGTCGGCGATCAGTCCCGACAGTCAACTGGATGAGCGGACCGGAGAGCCTTATTACGAGGTTCAGGTTACGACAAACCGCAATTCGATCGTCGATAATAGCGGCGCGAACCTGCCGATTGGTGCGGGCATGACCGCCGAGGTCAATCTGATTGGCGATAAGCGAACTGTGCTCGACTACATCCTGAGGCCGATTACGCGCCTATCGCAGCGCGCATTCCGCGAGTAATTGCTTAACGCCGCGGCCTGGGCCGCGGGTGGTTGGATGTGTTGCATTGTTGCGCAAATGCCGGCTCGAAGTGGTGCTGGAGCGCCGCCTCTTTGCTGATCACGCGAGGCCGCAATCCATGAGCCGCAAGCTCCAGCGCCCGCGATCAGCGCCATATTGAAAACGGCCAGCACAGCACGCCCCCAACTAAAGAAAGGGCCGCTTCGACATATGTCGAAGCGGCCCTGCCTGTGTTCGGATTGGTTTTGGCGATTAGCCGTAGAATACATCCGTTGCCGCAAGTTCGGCACCGTTGGTGAAAGTTATGCTGAGATCGGCAACGCCGTCCGCATTGAAATCTGCTTCAAGCAGACCTTCACTGATGCTGACGTCGGCGTCCGTAATTCCGAATGCCGAAAGGTCGATCATATCGCTTCCGCTTTCGAAATCGGTGATCGTGTCGTCGCCCCCGTGAAGGAAGATGAAGACATCGTCGCCGCCGTTGCCGGTCAGTGTGTTGTCGACTTCATTGGCGATGATAAGGTCACGATAGTCGGTGCCAATAGCATTCTCGATTGTTGTGCCATAGGCGATCGAGATGTTGTCATACTGTGTCGTGCGCGCACCGGTGTGGCCCCAGTCAGCGTTATTACGAGCCGCGTTGCCGGTCATATAGCTACCCATGACCGCATCGATCGTGCCCTGAGCGACCGGGCTGTAGAAGTTTTCGATGCCATAAGTGTATTCGATTGCATCGTTGCGCGCTTCACGGCCAATCGCGGTGTCTTCAGAGGTAATGTTGCCCTGTCCGGCAGACGAGAAGCCGCCCGCGTTGAGGTTGATCACAACACTTGCTTCGAAACCGGAGAAGTCCAAAGTGTCTATCCCGCCGGCATCATAAATCGACAGATAGGGGTGCTCGTTCGACGTGAAGTCGAACACTTCGCGGCCTGCATTCGAGTTGAAGCCATACGTCGTATCGCCGGTACGCGTCGTCGGATCAGCGCCGTATTTTTGCTGGGCGACATAGATGTCATGCAGCAAAGGTGTTTGCGGGTTGCTGAAGAAGAACGTGCCCCAGTCAACGATACGCGCACCCGTTTCCGACGCATCCCAATAGGACATGATCGAATATTGCTCCGAATCCTGGGCATATTCGGCGCCATTGGCGTAATTAACGCTGAAACCCGGGCCAAAATTATATGCACCCGGATGGCTCAGGCCAATCGCGTGACCCAGTTCATGCGTGATCGTGGTCGCACCATAACCGCCAAAGCTGAGGTCGGCATTGGTGAAGTTACCTTCATAAATAAGGCCTTCGATGTCACCATCATAACCGATGCCGCCCGTCGGGGTGACAAAGAACGTGCCGTCATACTCGCTCTTGGCATCCGCGACGAACACATCACCAAGGTACTTATAGCCGCCCTTTTCGTTAGGGTAATAGGCATAGGCCTGAGCCGGGTCGCGCGAGTTGGCAAACTGGATATCAGCACCGCGCCCGTTCTGTTCACGGAATTCCGGCGCGATAAGGTCGTCCCACAGTCCGATCGATTCGCGCGCGTAAGCCTTCTGCGCTTCGGTAAATGCGGCAACGCCGTTGCCGGCTGAGAAACCGTAATTCGGATTGTTGTAAATGCTGATCAGATCCTGGCCTTCTTTCAGGAAGGTGAAAGTGATCGTATTGTTTCCGGAAATCGAGTGGGCGCGGCCGGAATCAATTTGCTGTTCGACGCGGTCCAGATCGGCAATTTCCTTACCGCGATAGGTGAAACCCAGCCCCGCGAAATCATCAAGGTTGAAGCCGAGCGGTTCGCTGACAGCGTCAACCTCGACAGCAAGAGCCTTGTTGTTTGCGGCCGGTTCACCCGGGCGTTTGGCGTGATCTTCAAACTGCCCGTCATCTTCCAGCAGCGCATCAATCTTACGGGACATATATTTTTCTCCAAAAGTTCCAAGCACGGGATTTCGCGTATTCTTACGCGCAAATTCATGAGTGCATGAGCGGACCTTACGGGAAAATTAACCCATCTCAAGGGCTTGACCGACAAAAAGCGCAAAAAAACTAATTTGCCGTGAATTTGTTCCAAGATTGTGCCGTTGAGGGACACTTTAATGCCGAATCTCCGCAGAACCGCCTGGCCACAGTCTGGCTGATGCGGTCTGACGCGCGATTCGGATTGGTTGCTTGCCCGTTAGCTGCGGTGCCCGTCAGTTGCGGTGCCCGTCAGTTTGGTTTTGGTCCCCGCGCAGGCTTGCTGCCGGGTTTGCCTTTGTAGGGCGGCTTGGTCGGGTTTTTCCGGTTTGGTTTCGATTTGTATTTGCCGCCACCATCTGCACGGGGGCCTCCCCCGGCGGGACCTCCCGCACCGGGACCGCCGCGATATCCGCCGCCGTTGCCCTTGCGGTGATGCGCACCGC encodes the following:
- a CDS encoding RNA polymerase sigma factor yields the protein MSEIQVLLGSVAEGNRGAFSVLYRRLRMPMLAHAAAVLAGDMTDAEDAVEEAFIDIWQQAGKFVGTGSAIGWIRRIVRNKAINILRKNSGREIIRPGTFFNAIMDERRDPEEAILLSDESRWLKAVLTVLSPEQREAVNLCYFEGLSLQEISDVVDCPVNTVKTRLHYARSKLQRWMLDTADVSRFEHLGTPLKWERMAAC
- a CDS encoding glutathione S-transferase, whose amino-acid sequence is MSERPILYSFRRCPYAMRARLALAVSGQICELREVKLANKPSEMIEASAKATVPVLVLPDGDVKDESLDIMYWALNRCDPGGWLTRDLPELVETNDGPFKHHLDRYKYAPRHDNDPIAHRSACLGLLRPLDTRLAATPHLAGDAMGIVDAAIMPFVRQFAFTDRDWFDSAPIPAVRRWLDHHISSQLFRSIMEKRVPWVAGGPVSVFPKA
- a CDS encoding M10 family metallopeptidase C-terminal domain-containing protein, with amino-acid sequence MSRKIDALLEDDGQFEDHAKRPGEPAANNKALAVEVDAVSEPLGFNLDDFAGLGFTYRGKEIADLDRVEQQIDSGRAHSISGNNTITFTFLKEGQDLISIYNNPNYGFSAGNGVAAFTEAQKAYARESIGLWDDLIAPEFREQNGRGADIQFANSRDPAQAYAYYPNEKGGYKYLGDVFVADAKSEYDGTFFVTPTGGIGYDGDIEGLIYEGNFTNADLSFGGYGATTITHELGHAIGLSHPGAYNFGPGFSVNYANGAEYAQDSEQYSIMSYWDASETGARIVDWGTFFFSNPQTPLLHDIYVAQQKYGADPTTRTGDTTYGFNSNAGREVFDFTSNEHPYLSIYDAGGIDTLDFSGFEASVVINLNAGGFSSAGQGNITSEDTAIGREARNDAIEYTYGIENFYSPVAQGTIDAVMGSYMTGNAARNNADWGHTGARTTQYDNISIAYGTTIENAIGTDYRDLIIANEVDNTLTGNGGDDVFIFLHGGDDTITDFESGSDMIDLSAFGITDADVSISEGLLEADFNADGVADLSITFTNGAELAATDVFYG
- a CDS encoding rhodanese-related sulfurtransferase, producing MDGASPSDNNPSATPMPKQELPVCVAALYKFVPVPAPADLRDTLAAICSRASVKGTLLVAPEGINGTIAGFDPAIADVLAQIRSLPGLTELEAKTSRAPAMPFFRMKVRIKREIVTMGQPGIDPTASVGRYVAPADWNALISDPNTITIDTRNDYETGVGTFLGAVDPGLKTFRDFPAWFRNERRRLLGEGKQPKVAMFCTGGIRCEKSTAFLKSEGVEDVYHLQGGILKYLEQIPEAESLWEGECFVFDQRVTVAHGLKPGSYDLCHACRRPLSENDILSPLFETGVQCARCHDERSEEQRSRYRERQMQETRAAAFGKDHIGAVQRSGK
- a CDS encoding HlyD family type I secretion periplasmic adaptor subunit; amino-acid sequence: MSAALEDRRFEDRMADISPSKAANLLLYVIAAIVVIFIIWAAFAKLDVVVRGQGRVVPSAQLQVVSNLQGGVIERIFVKPGQEVKANAPLIELDGTETGGNLSVNQSEAGALRAKVARLQAEITGRSPVFPAGGSAALQQQVAIERALYNSRRSTFASQMAAYQSRVQGAERAVAESRAELEARLSAAAAAKEELDLIRPLVAKKIEPEIELIQAQNRADVSRSQVAAARANITRAQAGVAEARASLAQARQDFRSEAAAELAAAQSELVTNRQSTPALEERADRTMLRSPMDGKVNRVLKTTVGGSVSPGEPLIEIVPSEDALVVKARIKPADIGWIAIGQKAKVNITAYDPTVYGGLQGRVSAISPDSQLDERTGEPYYEVQVTTNRNSIVDNSGANLPIGAGMTAEVNLIGDKRTVLDYILRPITRLSQRAFRE
- a CDS encoding type I secretion system permease/ATPase, with translation MTDAENTPDRLNIAERKQIFAPWLMEPLRENKPIYLRVALAAVFVNIFALATSLFTMVVYDRVIPNNATESLIALSIGLGIVIVFDFLLKLLRAYFTDVAGARIDRDVGGNVFTQLLEIRLDKRKGSTGALAGLMRELEALRDFFASATVTAIVDVPFIVLILVVIGLIGGPVVYVPMAMIPLVLLAGWLTHPAMDRLSARSLGQGLQKQSVLVETIGGLETVKASAAGPMLARRWQAAMMDHAGTALKQRLTANIALTFAQSAQMISYAGVVIVGVGLIAEQAMSFGGLIACSILAGRAVAPLTQIASLLSRLNSTRSAYRQIDSLMQTENETSNGEPLRIKDLRGEIEFANVSFRYPGTEARALAGVSFKIEPGERVAIIGRVGSGKSTIARLIMGLYPPDEGSVMADGVDIRQLDKLQLRSSIGASLQESVLFSGTVRENIVLGRENVDDPELLRVAELSGAHTFMKQLANGYDRRLADRGEGLSGGQRQSIALARALAGKPQILVLDEPSSQMDTDTENSVLNNLQDEVEGRTLVVITHRTPFLRLVDRIVVIDQGKIVADGQREDVLAKMQRDPKQVNSATAGLVTTGGKK